In a single window of the Pseudomonas oryzihabitans genome:
- a CDS encoding LysR family transcriptional regulator: protein MSADDLAFFVRLAGHPSLTAAARELGLSLAAVSKRLTALERRLGVQLIRRTTRRLDLTPEGLRYLEGARPLLTQLEDLEAAVGRPDAPLSGVLNLNATFGFGRRHLAPLLSDFARRHPGLELNLHLSSHPVNLLEGPFDLDIRVGEPPDARVIAHRLLDNRRLLCAAPAYLARAGVPESVADLARHNCLVLRQDAGDYAVWRFTKAGQHFAQKVRGSLSSNDGEVVVRLALEGHGLILRSEWDVAELLASGALVPLLTDHEALAAAIYAVHRQQRHVPRRLSELIRHLARELPARLGR from the coding sequence TTGTCCGCTGATGACCTCGCCTTCTTTGTCCGCCTGGCCGGCCACCCCAGCCTGACCGCCGCTGCCCGGGAGCTGGGGCTATCCCTGGCGGCGGTCAGCAAACGACTCACTGCGCTGGAGCGCCGCCTGGGCGTGCAACTGATCCGCCGGACTACCCGGCGGCTGGACCTGACGCCGGAGGGCCTGCGCTACCTGGAAGGCGCCCGTCCGCTGCTGACCCAGCTGGAAGACCTGGAGGCCGCCGTCGGCCGGCCCGACGCGCCCCTGAGCGGGGTGCTCAATCTCAATGCCACCTTCGGCTTCGGCCGCCGCCACCTGGCACCGCTGCTGTCGGACTTCGCCCGCCGCCATCCCGGGCTGGAGCTCAATCTGCATCTTTCCAGCCATCCGGTGAACCTGCTGGAGGGTCCCTTCGACCTGGATATCCGTGTCGGCGAGCCACCGGACGCCCGGGTCATCGCCCACCGCCTGCTGGACAACCGCCGCCTGCTCTGCGCCGCCCCCGCCTACCTGGCACGTGCCGGCGTGCCGGAGAGCGTGGCGGACCTGGCGCGGCACAATTGCCTGGTCTTGCGCCAGGACGCGGGCGACTATGCCGTCTGGCGCTTCACCAAGGCCGGCCAGCACTTCGCCCAGAAGGTGCGCGGCAGCCTCAGCAGCAACGATGGCGAGGTGGTGGTGCGCCTGGCGCTGGAGGGCCATGGACTGATCCTGAGATCGGAATGGGACGTGGCCGAGCTGCTCGCCAGCGGCGCCCTGGTGCCGCTGCTGACCGATCACGAGGCGCTAGCGGCGGCCATCTATGCGGTCCACCGCCAACAGCGCCATGTGCCGCGCCGCCTCTCCGAGCTGATCCGCCATCTGGCACGGGAGCTGCCCGCGCGTCTGGGTCGCTGA